TCCTATCGTGCACTGGCGCAGATTCACATCGATCGgtgcagcagtccgtgtgtcGACTCGTTTCAATGGCGGCAAACCTACGCCATGCTCAGCCATAGCCTTCCGACCCTGTCCAACGGGAAGTTGCTTGAAACAGTACACACACTGAGCACGTGGTGTATCAAGCATAAACGTGTGCGATACCGCATCCGTAAGTCCACGCAACAAATGCTTATACATCCATAGGTGTTGCATCTCTTTGGCACAGTTGTCACAGCATTCCGATCTGCTGATCGCTTTCCCGAGATACTGGTGCGTATTGCTTGGGGTTAGAAAAATGTCCGGCTTACTGTACCGTGCCACCAACTGACGGTGGGAGTTGATATAAATCGATATCATTTGCTTCTCGCTACCAACTGATAGTAGGTGCGTAAAATCAGTTTGCTGACGCTCTGCCAACTGCGCAACACGTACCCAAGCCGAAACAGTGAACCCATTCCCATGCCAGGGATAAAAGTTGGCGCAATTCATCGGTACGATTGTGGCAGCATCAGTAAGCCCGGTGCGGACATTGAAAAACGCGTGATGTTCCCGCAGGAAAGTGATCTTCTTCGCCAAGAGTACATCGCACGATGAGGAAAATGTACGATCCGCATGCAGCACCGGAAATTGCACACATTGGTAACCTTCCACACCGGAACCTCCCTCAAACAGGTTCGTCAGCTTCGTTAGTATCAACTGCACAGGAGGATCTTTACCGACTAACAGCTGCATAAACTTGATCAACACCTCCGGCACATCAAGATCTACGATCAGATCAACGATCGCTGCCTGCAACTCCTTCAACCGTACGTCACTCGATTGCAGAACCGTTGCAAATCCGCGTATCAGATACAGTGAACCGCCAAGATAGTTGCGAATGATGTTCAGCTTCACAACCATCTGTGCCAGTATGGGGCACCAGTGTTCCGGTCGCTCAACACAACGGCTCGCCAGTTCCACCAATATCTCCGTCACAATCGTACAGATTTGTTCATTTGCTAAACGGGTCGCCACTGGGGGATACACGGGTTTTACACCTCCTCCAACAACAATGCTGTCTTTTCTAGCCATCCGTTCCGTCGGGTTGTACGGATCGATTTCTACATCCCCTTCGTACCCATCCTCACGGGCGGTGGTGTACGATTCATCCGTTGAGCTTAAGTCATCCGTCTCATCGTCGTGGTACAATGGTACACTGTGCAGCAACGATTCAGGCTCATCGTCATGCACTTgaagttttgcaaaattaGTTCGTTCCGTACGTTCGGAAGCAATTTCTGCGTGGCGTGCATCGTACACTGCTGGGGTCGATTCTTTGCGCATTTCCGCCACCTTTAATAGGGCGTGCAGCACGTTGATAACGTTGTTCGCGGTGGTGGGACAGTCCCAGCTTTTGGTGGCACAGTTTAACAGTAATCTTTTCAACTCGATTAACGCCACCTGCATCGTGTTTGCTGTAAACGAGAAgtgaaaaaaggtttaaatgaTTGAAGAATTTATTGCACTGTATGTATTATGGAAcacttttacattttaaaactgTGTTCTCTGATGCAGCGAAATGGTATGCGAGCGTTTGAATGGACGCAACACTGATGCATTAAAGCTTTTGTAAGAGTGTGTACTAGTGATGAGAATAACAACTCTTTTCAAGGATTCAATCTTACGCGTTCCATACAGGGATTtatcccaaaacatttttttgactTTATGTTGTTTCGAATCCtaaaagagtttttaaaaactttttgcgATTCAAATCtcttaaaactttaaaaattcctTGCAATTCAAATGCCTTTTTGTACTGTTAATTGCCTAGGAGCGAGTTTGATAATAGCGATTCCCACTAGCGTTTAAACACTCGGTGGGATTCGAATCCCAAAGGAGTTTTTACAACTCCTTTGGGATCCGAATAAACTTTgcgaaaagtttatttaaatcattcattgtactgatttaaatcactcactcactcttctGCATTACGCACAACACTAGTGTGTGCGTTTGGTATAAGAGCTGCATCAGTTATAGGGTTTCAAGACCATTGGCGtacgagcgtgtgtgtgctcaaCAAATAACGAACCTACAGTACAACTGGATCGGATTGCATTCGGTACACCCTACCAGGCTCACCCGCCTTTACGTTACCTTACCAATATAGCCAATACAGCCACACTTACCTAGCTCCGGTTTTAAGTTTTCCTCTGTAGCATCGTTCGGCAAACCATTAataagcagcagcatcgaagCCATGATAGTTTCGAGCAGGTTTGTTAACTTTTTCCTTATCACCATATTTCCCGGATCGATTAACAATTTTCTTGCATCCTCCGGAAGACTCATCAACCGACGTTCGAGCGCGATTGCATTGTGCTGCTCGGTACCACCGAGAATATCCTCCATCAAGTTACTGAGCATCTGACGTATGTTGAACAGCTCCGAGAGGGACCATTTCTTTTCCAGCTTGTTATCGGTACGGtcactactactgctggtCGGTTGACCATATGGGAACATAAATCCCTGCTGCAATTCGTCATTAGCTGTTGCGAGTTGAAGTTCACGCAAAAACGAGAAATCTTCCTCCTCGGCCGCACTGTAGTACAAGCTGGCACTAGATAGCGAACCATCGATCAGCTGATCGTTGAAGTGAAAGATGTTAAGTACACTTTTACGTTCCGGTTCGAAAAGTGGCAAGGTTTCACTGTGATCCGTCAGCAATGAGGGAGGTGTTTCGGGTAAGTGTAGGTGTGCATCCGATTTGGAGGAAAAATTGGATACGCTTCGGAAGAGACACACGCTAGCTAGATTGTAAGCGAGGTCAAGAAACCGGGTTACTGCTTTAACACCGTCATACCGTCGAAAGAAGTGACTTCGGAAACGATCACTCTCTTTCAGCAATTGACGGACCGTTTTCCAATGATCCTGATGTAGTTGGAGCATCGTTTCCAGTTGGATCTTACGTTGTTTTCCCACAGCTAACGATGATTTTCCAACAGATTTAAGCGATACTTCCACCTTGCTGTCAGCTATCGCTGTAAAAATGTTCCCTATACAAGTGATGTTTTCATCCAAATGGTTGAAAAGCATTTCCGTCAATTTCTCCACCAACTCCTCTTGCAAGGAACGATCACGAATGCCGACAGTCATGATCAGTTGCATGCTGTGTGTGAACTCCACCCGCCCATTGAGAGCACGCAACAGTTCGAGATTGTCTTCCCGATAAAACAAATTCATCTCACGCTGCTCCTGCTTCGCGACGACTCGACAGACAATCAACAGACATGAATTTACGATCTCCTTCCAACCGTCATCTTCGGTGGATGGCTGTTCTTCCAATTCTATTCTTTCGACGAAGCGATCCAATTCACCGTGCAGCTGTTTCAGCACCAATTCTTGCAATACAAACGCTCGTAATCTAAACGGAATAATGCGTACAATATCCATCAGGTATCGGAGAAACGTTGGCATGCGGGAACGATTTTCCGACCGCTTGAACTCGTCAAACACCTCCCGGTGGATGCGAGTAAACTGCTCGTAGAACGTGTTCGCAGCATGATCCGATTCACACGTTTCGCATTGCGATCGGTTGAAGATTGCATGGACGATGGCTCGGCTAGCGAAATTGAGCCTTAGTTTCGGTATCAATTCATCGTTCGATAGCTTCAGTAGCACCTGCAGGGTATGTGCATTCGTGTTGCAACAGCACAGTTGATACACCTTGAAGAAGTTCACCATCAGTCGTTGGTCAGAGTGTTTCACCTGTGGGAATAGATTGAGCAGCAGGTTTTCAAGCGCACACACGTATCCGTTGCGTGCATCCTGCCGGGAATGATGTAACCGGAAGCGacctttttttgcctttctaCAGGCACCTCGGGTTGGTGCTAgtgcataaataaaattgtgtaGCATCGTTATCAGCAGCTCTATCAGACCCGAACAGTACTGTGGGATCGTTTGCATCCACGACTTGCTGCTAGTGAGCGCTCCGCTCCTTGTTCCTAGCTGTAGGAAGCTGTACGTATGCTTCACTATGTCCAGATTACTTTCGAGCAgtttaaaaatcgttaaaaataaCTGCTCACTGACCAGATTGTCGCACAGGTGCAGAAACGATTGGTTCACGGTGGAAACGATCGTATAGATGAGATTGTACGTAAACTCGCACGACAGCGCATCAAACGGACGTTCGTGCAATTCGTCCTTCAGCAGCGCGATCATATCGTTAGCAACCGTACGCAGGGTAAGGTCGTTCGTTTCAAGCGTTTGCAGAAAAAACATATTGTTCAGGCACAGCATCACAAGGCCGAGTAGTTTGTGACGTATAACGAGACGATTTTCTAGGCTTTCCTCCAACCGGTCATGGCGTTTCAACTGGTCAAGTGCCACACGCAGACAGGACACGGTGGCCGAGTTTTCATCGATGGTAAGTACATTTTCGTGTACGATCAAGCTTTCGAGCAGGTTTAGCAGGGTCAGTGTGAATTGATCTTGGGAAAGTGTTTTCGTATCGCCAATCGGAGTTGAGCTGCGTTGCAAGTGTTGTGCCGCTTTAGCATAGTCCAACGTTGCGGCGAACGTGTTTGGACCGCTTAGCTGGCGTACGAAGGACGTCGGTATGCCTCCGGTACCATCGAGAGGATGCTGGTTTGAGCGTAATAGCGCAATTGATATCGATCTGTTTCGGGCGTTCCGTTTGAAGCTTTCCCGATGCCATTCTTCGTTGATGGTGCgcatttttaatacatttctTACAAACTCTCCGTATCCTGGGGGCAGTTCGAGCAGTGGTGATTTTTCGGTGGAAGTATTGGGATCCGTGTTCCACTTCGTAGTTGGTAGTATACGTACCAGTACGGCCGCTATTTCACGACTGTTTGCAATGTCCTGTACGGAGAATTGATATCTAGAATAAAGTGTGCCAAAGATTGTCAGTTTGCTATACCCACTTGAGCCCCAATTTTGGAAAGCGTCCTCAGCAACAGTCCACCGATTCCATTGAGAAAGAAATCCTTCAACCACTGGCAACGGCTTTCGCTGCTATCCGCGTTAAGGAGTACTGCAGTCTGAGAGAAGATAATTTAGAAAACCTGAGATAAGATGACCAACTAACAACCACAGACACAAACATCTGTTTTGGGTCAGTTTCCAACGAACCTACCTGTTGGTCCTCATGCGAGTTGCTATCTAGTAGCTTGGAGCTACAGCATTCCCTTTCGGGGCCAACGTTATTGACGGTGGGCGGACAATTGGTGGAAGCATGCTCAACTGGAGCGTACCGTTTGACGGTGGGATCACAGATTTCGTATATCAACAGAAGAAGCTGCCGTGATAAGGCGGATGAAATGTTCTCGTACCGGCTGTGGCGGCAGATCGGCGGAAACGCCACATCGGATCAAGCAATCAGCGCGGTTgataaggaagaaaagaaagagacaCACAAGAGGTTGTAGATTAAGCAAGTTCTGTTTCTCATCCCACGATTGAATCATCATCGTCCGTTATCGACCGAGTGAACTTATCTGCAAATGGAAAGCATTAAACCAGCCATCCAGCTCTAAAAACTGGAATAACAGCTTCCGGAAAGTGATAAGCAAAAACCGGCTCTCGACCTCGGACTTCCCATCCCGGTGCGACACTGCTACTTACTTCAAACGATCAAGCTGGACCCGATCCTCATCGCTAAGCTGGTTGAATCCTTCGAGGAATTGCTCTATCTCGTCTTTTCGCTGCAAATATCACAGTCAGTTAAAGTAAAGGTGTTGCGGTATTAGCGAAAACGTAACCGCTGCTGCGTGAGTACGAGATTTACCTGGTAGATGTCCACCGACGAGTGGGTATCGTATATGTGTGCCCACTGCTGGTACAACTGACCGATGATGACTGGGTCGGGGGACGATTTTAGCGCCATGATCGTGACCGGAGACGATGAAGTTTGTTTACCATACGGGTAGGAGGATTTTATTGCACCTGGGGGCTTATTGGCGTGTAATTGTTTGCGCGTAGCGAAGGCTTTCACACGACACTACACAAGGTCAATATTTACGGTAAGCTGCATGCTACTTTCTTGCAAACGTTCCACCACCTCATCGGAGTTGTCCTTTGATGCAGATGTTGCAGATCATCAAATCCACCACAGTATAATGAAATATCTTTGCAATAGTAAGACGCACTACACAATCAACGACCAACAGAGTAACAACAATCAcagcacataaacacacacacactcactcttTTGAAACTAACAATATCGGTCCAAAAGTCAGCTGGAACAGAACAAACACTACATGGGCGACAAACCACAATCTCAACCCACTCCGAACTGCACTGGACCTGTTCGCGGCGTAAACCTGCTGCTCATCGCGTTCTGGGTCCGCTGTTGCGATTGTAATCGGATGAGTGGTTCACCCGTGCCGTGGTCacttttgttgtttcgtttttacgAGACCTCAAACAAAAGATACGACGAACGCGCACACACTATCACGCGCTGTATATTGCGTAGGATTTTGGCTCGTCGTCACAGCGCGCAATCTATGTGTGTCGAACGCGGCATAGCCAGAGCTAGTGTGCGGAGTGGGTGGGAAGGTGcactttgttttgatttcgtttcgcCACACACTTGCTTCATTGTTTTGCACGCACACCATCAAATACAACGCACCACTACCAGCAAATGTGGCGCTGTTTAATAATGGTAGTAGACTTCTTGGTTGGCCCAATTGGTTGCTGGATAGCTTCTCGTTTTGGGGAAAATATTATCACGAAATCGttaatttgcattattttctttctattgGTTTTTTCCATTCTACTCTACTTTTTCCTCAGTAATGGTTTATGAAAATGCCGTTTATtcattttgcttctctttcctcacacgttcgctttttttcttgtagcaAAAAGCCTATATTACATATTCTGCAAGCATTTTGTCTCGAGAGAATCACACTCGCAACACGATCTCGCTCATCCTCGCAGTTTGAAAATAATCGATTTCCTTAAATAACTAAGACTAAACAGCAGTATAACCCGATAGAACTTTACATTCGTTGCGAATTTTGACTTGCAGCTACCGAGCGCAAGTTACCGTACACCTTACTGGCCGGGGAACCGAGAATCAAGTGGCTGAGGGCGCGTTTAGCATGCTGAATGTACTTGTAGCTGCCCATTATGTGAATCTTCGAGTTTTGCAGTACGATACGCGTTTTGGTCGTGTTTTCTATCGTGAACTTTGTCCGCCCTCCCTTGCCCGCAAGTCGACCAATTGCACGGCTAAGGTGGTCACCCTTGAGCGCTTTCACGTCCGTAATGTCGAAGCTTTCGATGAACAGATCGTCAAGGCGGATCAGTGCCAGGGCGTCTTCAACCTCGAACCCAAGTGCAAAGGCACGCACAAAGTCTGCCGCTTTCTGGAGGTAGGTTGGGTCTGGCGTAGCGGAAGAAGCTTTTATTTCCACCTGTAAGTAAAAGAAGGTTTAACAAAAAGATATGTCTGAGGTATTTTTCGGAAGGACCTTCCGGCTATGTTGGGTTGTTGAAGATGTACCTGACTTAGTTTCACATTGTACCGTATCATTAGCGACAATTGCTCTACAACTGGGGTAAAGATTTTCATCCACTGCTCTTTTAGGGCCGTTTTGCTGCATTGGAAAGCGTTAACTACGTTTGTTAGGACATTCACTTCGGACATAATTCCATCGAGGGCTACCGCTTACCGTGTGCGTGGAATAAACACCTTCCTCATTTCGCCGGatttctttgttgtttttggcttGCGAGGTTCTTGCAATTCTTCCTCTTGCGGAGTAGTATTAACAGCGACATCGACGTCCATGGTTGTGTCCTAAAATCCACTGTTTAATAAAATCCCTCACAAAACCAAGACGTTTGAGAAATCTCGCACGGGTAAAGTGTTTTGCGATGCGGAAAAATGTAAGCACATGCGGTTTTGTGTGCTGTCACTTTTTGACAGCTCGCCTGTGACAGTTCAGCGGTGtagaagcgaaacaaaaaaaaaaaggaaaaaagacacCACCCCCTAAAAAGCTCACCCATACCACCCTTTCGGTACCAGGGGTGGACCTGTTTGTCGATTGTACAAGTTCAACCTGATAAATAGGAATCGCATCTAAAGAAAGGTGGTGCGAAGGAGGGCAAAGTTGTTAAACAAGAAAGTTGGAAAAAACAAGTGCGCGTCGTCGCGAGTGTGGTTGCAGAGTGCATTTTGTACCGTTGCTTATTCCTAAAAACTGGACCACTGGACAGGAATCGTTGGTTGCctgtgaagaaaagaaaaaaaaggttagcgAAACTAATACTAGAGAATCACTTTGTTCAATTCATGTCGATACATGTAATCGAAATGGCGTTTACATTACTTACATTGCActaagtgtattttttcttccctatTCTTTATTGCTCTAGGAATCCGCCAAATTCCAGTGCATGTTCCACGGTGCAGCAAGTAATGGAACTGGATAATGTATTTCTAAACAAGCTGCCAATAGTGGCGGCCACGGGCAGCGAAGGTGGCACCTGGAACCATTACGCGTTCATCGAAAGTACCTGGGGCGAGCGGAAGATTCTGCTGAAGATTATCGTGTTCAGTCCGCTGTACAACACGCCCCTCAGCTTCCTATCCGAGATAGACCACGAGGTGCTGCAGCAGACGGCCATACGATTAGAGCGTCCGTTGAATGATTTTCTGCACGAAACCAAGCTAGCCCTCTGCACCGAGGGTGGCGCAAATGGTTTTAGTTACGCGGTCGAGGAGAACAACTTTGTGTGGCGCAAGATCGTGGGACCGGCACTAACCATAGCCTACGGGTCCGTTATACTGCTACGCTCCCAGTGTCTACTGTCGGATGTGCTGTCCAATTCGATTGTCACCCAGAACTGGCTGCGGAAAGATGTGCAGCTAAAAAACAGGGTACTGAACGAGCTGAAGGAAGAGCACGATGAACTGCTCGAGCTGCAGCGCCAGCACGAGGAGGATAGTCGTCTGTACGAGATAGAACTGATAACCAAATGCATCAGCATGCTGAACGAGAAGAAAGAGGTAATTAACCACCTAAAGAAAAAGCTCGCCGAAGATGACGATGAAACGGACGGGTTGGAGCAGGAAAACGAtgaagaagaggaggaagaagaacgACGTAACGAACCAGCGGTAGGTCAATTCGATCGACGACTGGGAAGGGAAGACGAGGATGTTCCAAGACCATCACCGGGTGGTCTGGTCGGTGGGACCGCTAGCGATTCCGAACCATTCTTGGTCGATAGTGATGCACCGGATCAGGACGATCATGGAACGCTTCCAAAGCGAGCCAAGTATCAACTAACGCAGCGCACTGCAACAACCACCTCATCAGCAGCGGCAAGCAGTTTGATGTCATCAACGGTCACCCGGAAATCGACAGGTGACGCCGGCGCTCCGCGAGAAGAGCAAGATGGCCAGATGGAAGATTTGTACAATAAGGATACGCAGGAGCTGCTGCAACAGATGTAAAACGTTTGACAAACGAACGGGAACTGAGGCATTTTTTTAGGTAACACAGCAAGTGAGGACGAATTTGTAGTATCTTTGACCATTTCCCCGAGCTTGTTTAGCACACGAAATTAATGAGTATCATATTCTCCCTAGGCGGCCATTTAATAGTAATTAGCTGGacggaaaaaaggcaaatcttattaaacatttcaaaactcAATTTTATGTGTCGTAACAAGCAG
This genomic window from Anopheles maculipalpis chromosome 2RL, idAnoMacuDA_375_x, whole genome shotgun sequence contains:
- the LOC126559071 gene encoding RNA-binding protein pno1, whose amino-acid sequence is MDVDVAVNTTPQEEELQEPRKPKTTKKSGEMRKVFIPRTRKTALKEQWMKIFTPVVEQLSLMIRYNVKLSQVEIKASSATPDPTYLQKAADFVRAFALGFEVEDALALIRLDDLFIESFDITDVKALKGDHLSRAIGRLAGKGGRTKFTIENTTKTRIVLQNSKIHIMGSYKYIQHAKRALSHLILGSPASKVYGNLRSVAASQNSQRM
- the LOC126558467 gene encoding uncharacterized protein LOC126558467, translating into MELDNVFLNKLPIVAATGSEGGTWNHYAFIESTWGERKILLKIIVFSPLYNTPLSFLSEIDHEVLQQTAIRLERPLNDFLHETKLALCTEGGANGFSYAVEENNFVWRKIVGPALTIAYGSVILLRSQCLLSDVLSNSIVTQNWLRKDVQLKNRVLNELKEEHDELLELQRQHEEDSRLYEIELITKCISMLNEKKEVINHLKKKLAEDDDETDGLEQENDEEEEEEERRNEPAVGQFDRRLGREDEDVPRPSPGGLVGGTASDSEPFLVDSDAPDQDDHGTLPKRAKYQLTQRTATTTSSAAASSLMSSTVTRKSTGDAGAPREEQDGQMEDLYNKDTQELLQQM